In Marinobacter sp. LQ44, the following are encoded in one genomic region:
- a CDS encoding class I adenylate-forming enzyme family protein, whose protein sequence is MKINFSNHMENLANRYGECEAIVNIERNRRYTFAEFHALTNRIVNMMTSLGLGAGDRFVNILDNDNLSLLHAPTIFKGCVTGAFTNFRDSLEEHTWQVEASGAKVAFIENELLDSHYKMLRGRDVTVIVMDEPKESLDGVFYFWDLVNQASDHNPDIVVDDREHCAIIRFTGGTTGKGKPAMYSIDNWLSCRDTAFALQDKEAWIRNPRCIHIAPISHGSGMLFLPTLYSGGCTITQNEADLKLYCKNIEKEKATLTFLVPTILYRMLEIDTDLSSLKFVIYGAAPMSPGKLKQLQAKLGNIFVQCYGSTEHFGFASNMGTSQHLINKEEDEVRLSSAGQPTPGVECIIVNEKGEKVHKGETGEVWLRSRSICLGYLNAPEQTANEFKDGFWKSGDLGYMDDEGFIYLVDRKKDMIISGGFNIYANEVEAALNSHPSVLMSAVVGIPHEEWGEAVHAEVTLREGFDVGEDELVAHVKGLIGGYKAPKSLMIVDQLPTSVVGKVLRRKVREKYWKGERKIS, encoded by the coding sequence ATGAAAATTAATTTTAGTAATCACATGGAAAATTTGGCAAATCGATATGGTGAATGTGAAGCTATTGTAAATATTGAGCGTAATAGGCGATACACCTTCGCAGAGTTTCATGCACTGACTAATAGAATTGTAAACATGATGACGTCGTTAGGGCTAGGTGCTGGTGATAGGTTCGTTAATATTTTGGATAACGACAATCTTTCGTTACTTCACGCTCCTACTATTTTTAAAGGTTGTGTGACCGGAGCTTTTACAAACTTCAGAGATTCCTTGGAAGAACATACTTGGCAAGTTGAAGCGTCTGGTGCCAAGGTGGCGTTTATTGAAAATGAGCTCCTCGACTCTCATTACAAGATGTTACGAGGTAGAGATGTTACTGTGATTGTAATGGATGAGCCTAAAGAAAGTCTTGATGGTGTTTTCTATTTCTGGGATTTGGTTAACCAGGCTTCGGATCATAACCCAGATATAGTTGTTGATGACAGAGAACATTGCGCAATAATTCGCTTTACAGGAGGTACCACAGGTAAGGGTAAGCCGGCAATGTACAGCATTGATAACTGGCTTAGCTGCCGTGATACAGCATTTGCCTTGCAAGATAAGGAGGCATGGATCAGAAATCCCAGATGCATTCATATTGCACCAATAAGTCACGGGAGTGGTATGTTATTTTTGCCAACGTTGTATTCTGGTGGTTGCACCATTACACAAAATGAAGCGGACTTGAAACTATACTGCAAAAATATTGAAAAAGAAAAAGCGACGCTCACGTTTCTTGTTCCGACGATACTTTACCGTATGCTTGAGATCGATACAGATTTGAGTTCCCTGAAGTTTGTGATCTATGGCGCCGCGCCTATGAGTCCCGGAAAGCTTAAACAGTTGCAAGCAAAACTTGGGAATATTTTTGTTCAGTGTTATGGCTCTACCGAACATTTTGGTTTTGCATCGAACATGGGGACGAGTCAGCATTTGATTAATAAAGAAGAAGATGAGGTTAGGCTTAGTTCAGCTGGGCAGCCGACCCCTGGCGTTGAGTGCATAATCGTGAACGAAAAAGGTGAGAAGGTCCACAAGGGAGAAACCGGTGAGGTTTGGCTACGTTCCCGAAGTATCTGTCTCGGATATTTGAATGCTCCGGAGCAAACCGCCAATGAGTTTAAGGACGGATTTTGGAAGTCGGGCGACCTTGGTTATATGGATGATGAAGGGTTTATTTACTTGGTTGACCGAAAAAAAGATATGATTATTTCAGGTGGCTTTAACATTTATGCTAATGAAGTCGAAGCGGCACTTAATAGCCATCCTTCAGTTTTAATGTCGGCAGTTGTTGGTATCCCGCATGAAGAATGGGGCGAGGCGGTTCATGCTGAGGTTACTTTACGCGAAGGTTTTGATGTAGGTGAAGATGAATTAGTTGCGCATGTTAAAGGTCTGATTGGTGGGTACAAAGCACCAAAATCTCTAATGATTGTCGACCAGCTTCCTACTAGTGTGGTTGGTAAGGTCTTACGTAGGAAAGTGCGTGAAAAATACTGGAAAGGTGAACGGAAAATTTCGTAA